In Acinetobacter sp. C32I, one genomic interval encodes:
- a CDS encoding YbdD/YjiX family protein produces MDFKIARQGSAVIVKIIKFTIMSQKHLLLSPKNWSRIAVLWQRLQQSFRLMVGVPDYETYVQHMKAHHPDLTPMDAKTFYRHCIDARYPSAGGNMKKCPC; encoded by the coding sequence ATGGATTTTAAAATTGCTCGACAAGGCAGTGCGGTGATTGTGAAAATTATTAAATTCACCATCATGTCGCAAAAACATTTGCTTTTATCACCGAAAAATTGGTCACGGATTGCAGTGTTATGGCAACGTTTGCAGCAGAGTTTTCGTCTAATGGTGGGTGTGCCTGATTACGAAACTTATGTACAGCATATGAAAGCGCATCATCCTGATCTAACCCCGATGGATGCCAAGACTTTTTATCGTCATTGTATCGATGCGCGTTATCCTTCAGCGGGCGGTAATATGAAAAAATGTCCTTGCTAG
- a CDS encoding MoxR family ATPase, with amino-acid sequence MWGTDQASIQDKKRQNQALEQDIKSFGQKIEHFLIEVNQLILDKPQQTKLALTCLLAGGHVLFEDLPGLGKTTLASALARLAGLHFQRIQFTNDMLASDVIGINIFNQKEHIFEFKQGPVFTQILLADEINRCSPKTQSALLEAMEEGAVTVDGVHYELPQPFWVLATQNPLFQSGTYALPESQLDRFLMRLSLGYPSRQAEKLLLQQSSRQVLIHQLDAVFNQADILHLRELAKQIFLSDAVLNYILDLAAETRKQRHGLSTRGVLALKSAAQAYALVEGRSFVTTDDVQTVFVAVAAHRLSLGEVEVKQLLQSVEAV; translated from the coding sequence ATGTGGGGCACGGATCAGGCTTCAATTCAAGACAAAAAACGACAAAACCAAGCATTAGAACAAGATATTAAAAGCTTTGGTCAAAAGATTGAACACTTTTTAATTGAAGTGAATCAGCTGATTTTAGATAAGCCACAACAAACCAAACTGGCTTTGACCTGTCTATTGGCTGGTGGACATGTATTGTTTGAAGATCTACCTGGATTAGGGAAAACCACCTTAGCCAGTGCCTTGGCTCGGTTGGCTGGATTACATTTTCAGCGCATTCAATTTACCAATGATATGTTGGCCAGCGACGTCATCGGCATCAATATTTTTAATCAGAAAGAACATATATTTGAATTTAAGCAAGGTCCTGTTTTTACCCAAATCCTCCTCGCAGATGAAATTAACCGCTGTAGTCCCAAAACTCAAAGTGCTTTGTTGGAAGCGATGGAAGAAGGAGCTGTTACGGTAGATGGCGTGCATTATGAATTGCCACAACCTTTCTGGGTGTTGGCGACGCAAAACCCGCTCTTTCAAAGTGGCACTTATGCATTGCCAGAGTCTCAACTAGACCGCTTTTTGATGCGATTGTCATTGGGTTATCCATCTCGTCAAGCAGAAAAATTACTGTTACAACAAAGCTCACGCCAAGTCCTGATCCATCAATTAGATGCTGTGTTTAACCAAGCCGATATTTTACATTTACGTGAATTGGCAAAACAGATTTTCCTCAGTGACGCTGTACTCAATTATATTTTAGACTTGGCTGCTGAAACACGTAAGCAACGTCATGGCCTATCAACACGCGGGGTGTTAGCACTGAAATCCGCAGCACAAGCTTATGCGTTGGTTGAAGGGCGTAGTTTTGTGACCACGGATGATGTGCAGACCGTATTTGTCGCTGTTGCAGCGCATCGTCTCAGTCTAGGCGAAGTTGAGGTAAAACAACTGTTGCAGTCGGTTGAAGCTGTATAA
- a CDS encoding DUF58 domain-containing protein: MQAGLKQQVNQWIAKRFQVDRSKTLRQKDVLVFIYKQGFLYLVLILITFIAGINYANNLILGFCFLISAILCISFYLTFKQLHDLQIDVVVPEVGQLDQALSLKLLFKQSVASARYLRIQWQTQEQLVFIDQTQHSVELAVMPDKRGLYAFETLKIYSTYPLGLVRAWTYLSPKQTVWIAPKAYDWQKEHKNQPTSAQDSLDEFKELRGFQHGDSYQNVAWKQVARGQGFLIKMFEAQVNHQHLEIDYQQIPALGHEEKLSFMMGLVEQCEQLGDDYALILPHTRLESGQGQSQLIQAKLLLAQA, encoded by the coding sequence ATGCAAGCTGGACTTAAACAACAGGTCAATCAATGGATCGCAAAACGTTTCCAAGTGGATCGCAGTAAAACCCTGCGACAAAAGGACGTTTTGGTTTTTATCTATAAACAAGGTTTTCTATATCTGGTCCTGATTCTAATTACCTTTATTGCTGGAATTAACTATGCCAATAATCTGATTTTAGGGTTTTGCTTTTTAATCAGTGCCATTCTGTGCATTAGTTTTTATCTGACCTTTAAGCAATTACATGATTTACAAATTGATGTTGTGGTACCTGAGGTCGGGCAGCTTGATCAAGCTCTCAGTTTAAAGCTGTTGTTTAAACAATCGGTTGCTTCTGCACGTTATCTAAGAATCCAGTGGCAAACTCAAGAGCAATTGGTTTTTATTGATCAAACTCAACACAGTGTTGAACTAGCAGTTATGCCAGACAAACGAGGTTTGTATGCATTTGAGACCCTTAAAATCTATTCTACTTATCCTCTTGGTTTAGTCCGTGCTTGGACGTATTTATCGCCAAAACAAACAGTCTGGATTGCACCCAAAGCCTATGATTGGCAAAAAGAACATAAAAACCAGCCGACTTCTGCTCAAGATAGTCTAGATGAGTTCAAAGAACTTCGCGGCTTTCAACACGGAGATTCCTATCAGAATGTGGCGTGGAAACAAGTTGCACGCGGGCAGGGTTTTTTAATCAAAATGTTTGAAGCTCAAGTTAATCATCAACATCTGGAGATTGATTATCAACAGATTCCCGCACTAGGCCACGAAGAAAAATTAAGCTTTATGATGGGTTTGGTCGAGCAATGTGAACAGTTAGGTGATGATTATGCACTTATTTTGCCGCATACACGCTTGGAAAGCGGACAGGGACAATCTCAGTTAATTCAGGCAAAACTTTTATTGGCGCAGGCATAA
- a CDS encoding DUF3488 and transglutaminase-like domain-containing protein gives MTKQIYFCVLAVLALVLLGQTAFAPAALTGLWAVVWLLLVRRYRKQSWAAFPKWFLVIFILLSLGVVYLNYQTILGVEAGVAFLSTCLFAKCLEAKNTRDLLIIFNFALFVSASLLLHSQAFWMALIVFTAFVMCLLGLYRIQTGLFNQTKLSSNQFKQDVKQIFKFVGIAIPFFLILFIFFPRLPPLWAVPIQTNQATTGISDRMSPGDIAQLSQSSALAFRVVANMSQFPSRPELYWRALVLDQYDGATWTSSFFNQQIKNVQSTQRSVPYQYLAADEQANWIMGLEYSIPQERYLQLYQDNSIRPTKLVKRNVPIQMLWLGRLPAEAVVLLPRQLELNLKFDPDRDAKAQQLAHMLFEQSQKQPEKYLQSVLAWYRKNGFVYTLAPGILGGDRIDQFLFSSRKGFCEHYASSFVMLMRYAGIPARVVTGYQGGQLAPDGQSWEVRQLDAHAWSEVYLNGKWQRIDPTAMIAPQRIDTGMQDYLAQDQTVWGDESKAWQLQQFKFLKNMRIWSDYLSYQWQSKVVGYDAEKQKNWLSRLGLDSSYAYAIVLIVGVFAILMVYVGIYWWRQRRQQADYQRAVLKFQKQLPRNLHKQHAETFQVWMQRLASQFENKQVFEQAIVLYQQIVFLEQQDGANIEEFKRLLKDCAIALKQSQKNL, from the coding sequence ATGACTAAACAAATCTATTTCTGTGTTTTAGCTGTCTTGGCGCTCGTATTACTTGGGCAAACCGCTTTTGCACCTGCTGCTTTAACGGGATTATGGGCGGTAGTTTGGCTGCTCTTGGTTCGGAGATATCGTAAACAGAGCTGGGCAGCTTTTCCGAAATGGTTTTTGGTGATCTTTATTCTATTGTCTTTAGGTGTCGTTTATCTCAATTATCAAACCATCCTTGGAGTAGAAGCGGGCGTCGCCTTTTTAAGTACCTGTTTATTTGCCAAATGTTTAGAAGCGAAAAACACCCGAGATTTATTAATCATTTTTAATTTTGCCTTGTTCGTCAGTGCGAGTCTGTTATTACATAGCCAAGCGTTTTGGATGGCGTTGATTGTATTTACAGCCTTCGTGATGTGTTTATTGGGTTTGTATCGCATACAGACGGGATTATTTAATCAAACGAAACTATCATCCAATCAATTTAAACAAGATGTGAAGCAAATTTTTAAATTTGTAGGCATTGCAATACCTTTCTTTCTGATCTTATTTATTTTTTTCCCACGCTTACCGCCACTGTGGGCAGTTCCAATTCAGACTAATCAAGCCACGACTGGGATTAGTGACCGGATGTCGCCGGGGGATATTGCACAATTATCACAATCTTCAGCCTTGGCGTTTAGAGTTGTGGCGAATATGTCGCAGTTTCCAAGTCGACCAGAACTGTACTGGCGAGCTTTAGTCTTAGATCAATATGATGGAGCCACATGGACCAGCAGCTTTTTTAATCAACAAATTAAAAATGTGCAGTCTACCCAAAGAAGCGTACCTTATCAATATTTAGCGGCGGATGAGCAAGCCAACTGGATTATGGGTTTGGAATACTCGATTCCGCAAGAACGTTATTTGCAGTTGTATCAAGACAATAGTATTCGTCCTACTAAATTGGTTAAACGCAATGTACCTATACAGATGTTGTGGTTGGGTCGGTTACCAGCCGAAGCGGTAGTCTTGTTACCGCGCCAACTGGAGTTGAATCTTAAATTTGACCCGGATCGAGATGCAAAAGCCCAGCAATTGGCGCATATGCTTTTTGAACAAAGTCAAAAGCAACCTGAAAAGTATTTACAGTCCGTTCTTGCTTGGTATAGAAAAAATGGCTTTGTTTATACCCTAGCACCGGGGATATTGGGTGGTGATCGTATTGATCAGTTCTTGTTTTCCAGCCGCAAGGGCTTTTGCGAGCATTATGCGTCTAGCTTTGTGATGCTGATGCGTTATGCAGGTATTCCAGCACGCGTAGTGACTGGCTATCAAGGCGGACAACTGGCACCTGATGGACAAAGTTGGGAAGTTCGCCAACTGGATGCACACGCCTGGAGTGAAGTCTATCTCAATGGGAAATGGCAAAGAATAGATCCAACCGCAATGATTGCACCGCAACGAATTGATACGGGCATGCAGGATTATTTGGCACAAGATCAAACTGTATGGGGAGATGAAAGTAAGGCTTGGCAACTACAACAATTTAAATTTCTAAAAAATATGCGGATTTGGAGTGATTATCTAAGTTATCAATGGCAAAGCAAAGTTGTCGGTTATGATGCAGAGAAACAGAAAAACTGGTTGTCTCGCTTAGGACTGGATTCAAGTTATGCATATGCGATTGTTTTGATTGTTGGTGTATTCGCTATTTTGATGGTCTATGTGGGGATTTATTGGTGGCGACAAAGACGGCAACAAGCTGATTATCAAAGAGCTGTACTTAAGTTTCAGAAGCAACTACCTAGAAATTTGCATAAGCAACACGCAGAGACTTTTCAAGTATGGATGCAGCGTTTGGCAAGTCAGTTTGAAAACAAACAGGTGTTCGAACAAGCAATTGTGTTATATCAACAAATTGTTTTTTTAGAGCAGCAAGATGGTGCAAATATTGAAGAATTTAAGCGCTTGCTTAAAGACTGTGCGATTGCACTGAAACAGTCACAAAAAAACTTGTGA
- a CDS encoding phage integrase Arm DNA-binding domain-containing protein: MTPRPRGKGSLDLPPHVETDKKANGTTYFRYVLPNGQRKSLGKDRNEAIIAAMALNAALKRHPDIVSKILEVNRKVENNIPTFENGLKEFLDLRLTEKTYAVSTMEIINANCDKYIEKWGDLSCAEMTLNMLATYLKEQTPYQAEKHRSLLIDIFKYFVANGWATENIAEKTLKPIRPKKIRQRLSNEMLALIYAVCPEWLKLAIDLALHSIQRRGDLVMLLRTAVNVKENTFTVLQHKSLNYDKPIYIEVDMHPELAETVVKCIANSFRLNCPHLIATRPERITEHNRIAKPHPYAVTEDHLTKQFQKYRDLSGACDHLEPRQRPSFHDLRALGIFNITEKYGKPYAQALAGHATEKMTDHYLQGHEEPKPQKVSFR; the protein is encoded by the coding sequence ATGACACCACGACCAAGGGGCAAAGGGAGTTTAGACCTCCCACCCCATGTTGAAACAGATAAAAAGGCCAATGGTACTACTTACTTCCGTTATGTTCTGCCAAACGGACAACGTAAATCACTTGGTAAAGATCGTAACGAAGCAATTATTGCTGCTATGGCTTTGAATGCGGCGCTTAAACGACACCCTGATATAGTTTCAAAAATCCTTGAAGTAAATCGCAAAGTTGAGAATAACATCCCAACTTTTGAGAATGGCTTAAAAGAATTTCTCGATCTACGATTAACTGAGAAAACTTATGCTGTATCCACAATGGAAATTATTAACGCTAATTGCGACAAGTACATTGAAAAATGGGGTGACCTAAGTTGCGCTGAAATGACTTTGAATATGTTGGCCACTTATTTAAAAGAACAAACACCTTACCAAGCTGAAAAGCATCGGTCTTTGTTGATCGATATTTTTAAATACTTTGTAGCAAATGGCTGGGCAACTGAAAACATTGCTGAAAAAACACTTAAACCAATACGTCCTAAAAAAATACGTCAACGTTTAAGTAATGAGATGCTGGCACTGATTTATGCAGTTTGCCCAGAGTGGCTAAAACTTGCTATTGATTTGGCTTTGCATTCTATTCAGCGCCGTGGCGATTTGGTAATGCTGTTACGCACGGCGGTTAATGTGAAAGAAAATACATTTACAGTGCTGCAGCATAAATCACTCAACTATGACAAGCCGATCTATATTGAGGTTGATATGCATCCAGAGTTGGCAGAGACAGTTGTCAAATGTATTGCAAATTCATTCCGTTTAAATTGCCCCCATTTGATAGCAACACGGCCTGAGCGAATTACTGAACACAACCGGATTGCAAAGCCACACCCTTATGCAGTGACTGAGGACCACTTAACAAAGCAATTTCAAAAATACCGCGATTTGTCTGGAGCATGTGACCATTTAGAACCAAGACAAAGACCGTCATTCCATGACCTTCGAGCACTCGGTATTTTTAATATTACTGAGAAATATGGCAAACCATATGCCCAAGCTTTGGCAGGCCATGCAACTGAGAAAATGACTGATCACTACTTACAAGGCCATGAAGAACCAAAGCCGCAAAAGGTAAGTTTCCGATAA
- a CDS encoding ATP-binding protein, translating to MAINIISADQPLQVNAIITYIYADPGLGKTSMGFTADKAISFDFDRGSHRTGELRRGAVVQVQQWKDVADLTPSDLAAYNTVVIDTVGAMLESIKTHLLLTANNRQKDGALKLKAQGLANQTFKQYINTLISLGKDVVFIAHASEDQNGDQVIYRPDLGGKNRNELYRIADIMGYLTTVTTGEGKNARVISFKPSPTHHAKNSGALGGETGEVWVPDLKANPTFLADLIKAAKDHINTLTPEQLALTKAVEDLTNWQQSCAEAEHAGDLNQLTESLIKDHMYYQNMRQIMLARSKELGCTFDKNQNKWIGQPEFQGISTDQRDQLLSFIDERGLDTKTVCEHLGIDSLLQIEIKTLNAVKEDIEKMAKEGVKS from the coding sequence ATGGCTATCAATATCATTAGTGCTGATCAACCTTTACAAGTTAATGCAATCATCACCTACATCTACGCCGATCCCGGTCTTGGTAAAACTTCTATGGGCTTTACGGCGGACAAGGCAATTTCATTCGACTTTGACCGTGGTTCTCATCGTACCGGTGAACTACGCCGTGGTGCGGTAGTTCAGGTTCAGCAATGGAAAGATGTTGCTGATCTAACTCCAAGTGATTTGGCGGCATATAACACCGTGGTAATCGATACTGTTGGGGCAATGCTTGAAAGCATTAAGACTCACCTACTCTTAACTGCAAACAATCGTCAGAAAGATGGTGCACTTAAATTAAAAGCTCAGGGCTTGGCTAATCAAACCTTTAAGCAATACATCAATACTCTGATCAGTCTTGGCAAAGACGTTGTATTCATTGCCCACGCCTCAGAAGATCAAAACGGCGATCAAGTTATCTATCGTCCAGATTTAGGTGGTAAAAACCGTAATGAGCTTTACCGCATTGCAGACATCATGGGTTATCTAACAACTGTTACCACTGGCGAAGGTAAAAATGCTCGTGTTATCAGCTTCAAGCCATCGCCTACTCACCATGCAAAAAACTCTGGTGCATTAGGCGGTGAGACTGGTGAAGTTTGGGTACCAGATCTCAAAGCTAATCCAACATTCCTTGCTGATCTGATTAAGGCTGCTAAGGACCATATCAACACGCTCACGCCTGAACAACTTGCATTGACTAAAGCTGTTGAGGATCTCACAAACTGGCAACAAAGCTGTGCTGAAGCTGAGCATGCTGGCGATTTAAACCAGCTCACCGAGTCATTAATCAAAGATCATATGTATTACCAGAACATGCGCCAGATCATGCTTGCCCGATCTAAAGAACTTGGGTGCACATTTGATAAGAATCAAAACAAGTGGATTGGTCAACCTGAGTTCCAAGGCATCTCGACTGATCAACGTGATCAACTATTAAGCTTTATTGATGAGCGTGGTCTGGATACTAAAACAGTCTGCGAACATTTGGGTATTGATAGCCTTCTGCAAATAGAAATTAAAACCCTTAACGCCGTTAAGGAAGATATCGAAAAGATGGCCAAAGAAGGTGTTAAGTCATGA
- a CDS encoding S24 family peptidase, producing the protein MSFLQSNIEYLLKKFDTNPTKLEKIHPEIEQSTLFRIQNGLTKNPRYTTLAPFAKWAGVEVGDLFEKDLSKEDTSRTVIENKSTSNLTSGYAKLAPVLSWVQAGEFTNVEAIDLSQIEEWLPLPDECTNCFYLKVQGVSNSPVFLEGDYILVDPDVYYGDMQSGDIIVVRRFEEATFKKLVIESDNTRYLQALNPDFKPNIIPLDENCVFIGEVVDSIRYMYKSRRRSKTRHS; encoded by the coding sequence ATGAGTTTTTTACAGTCGAATATCGAATACTTATTAAAAAAGTTTGATACCAATCCAACCAAACTTGAGAAAATTCACCCTGAGATTGAACAATCAACGTTATTCCGTATTCAAAATGGCTTAACAAAAAATCCTAGGTATACAACTTTAGCCCCTTTTGCGAAGTGGGCAGGCGTGGAAGTTGGTGATTTATTTGAGAAAGATTTAAGCAAAGAAGATACCAGTCGAACAGTTATTGAAAATAAATCCACTTCTAATCTCACATCTGGATATGCAAAATTAGCACCCGTCTTATCTTGGGTTCAGGCTGGTGAATTCACGAATGTAGAAGCTATAGATTTATCTCAGATTGAGGAATGGTTGCCACTTCCAGATGAATGCACAAATTGTTTTTATTTGAAAGTTCAGGGTGTTAGTAACAGTCCTGTTTTCCTTGAAGGTGACTATATTCTGGTAGATCCGGATGTATATTATGGCGATATGCAATCAGGTGATATTATTGTTGTGCGAAGATTTGAAGAAGCAACATTTAAGAAGTTAGTTATTGAATCTGACAATACACGTTATTTACAAGCACTTAATCCAGATTTCAAACCAAACATTATACCTTTGGATGAAAATTGCGTTTTCATCGGTGAGGTTGTCGATTCTATTCGCTACATGTACAAATCGCGAAGAAGGTCCAAAACTAGACATAGTTAA
- a CDS encoding transcriptional regulator, with protein sequence MTLQEKINYLLARNYTQQFISEKSGIEQSSVSRISKGLQQSVKYEKGCALDALVQQEKELEVSQCRT encoded by the coding sequence CTGACACTTCAAGAAAAGATTAATTATTTGCTAGCAAGAAATTACACCCAGCAATTCATTAGTGAAAAAAGTGGAATTGAGCAAAGTTCAGTATCAAGAATCAGCAAAGGGCTTCAACAAAGTGTGAAGTATGAAAAAGGGTGTGCCCTTGATGCTCTCGTTCAGCAGGAAAAAGAATTAGAGGTGAGTCAATGCAGAACTTAA
- a CDS encoding ATP-binding protein → MNAMTNFLKPEIRNSNRFCEIHKERMILIAGRDFCKTCAIKAVEKAQSEHMVSVNTSVREKHFAGALLPVRHAESGFKNYNVTHEGQRDAKAACHAYAKDFNNPEIKQKRNLIMYGRTGTGKTHLACAIARNVLDKRSYARYVTSEDMANEIASAWKKTDDSEASAVWRFTDYDLLIIDEYGLHDQHESRLQLVHKVLYSRYDAKKPTVLISNWTEAQLKESLGDRLWSRFQHDGLTVVECNWMDARTGGGL, encoded by the coding sequence GTGAACGCTATGACCAATTTTTTAAAACCAGAGATTCGTAATTCAAACCGTTTTTGTGAAATCCACAAAGAGCGAATGATTTTAATTGCTGGCCGTGATTTCTGTAAAACCTGTGCGATTAAGGCGGTGGAAAAGGCTCAATCTGAACACATGGTTTCTGTAAATACCTCAGTTCGTGAGAAACACTTTGCAGGTGCATTGCTTCCAGTCCGACATGCTGAAAGTGGTTTCAAAAATTACAACGTGACCCATGAAGGGCAGCGTGATGCAAAGGCAGCATGTCATGCATATGCGAAGGATTTTAACAATCCTGAAATCAAGCAAAAACGCAATCTGATTATGTATGGCCGCACGGGAACAGGAAAAACACATTTGGCTTGTGCTATCGCTCGAAACGTTCTGGATAAGCGTAGTTATGCCCGTTATGTCACAAGCGAAGATATGGCAAATGAAATTGCTTCTGCGTGGAAAAAGACAGACGACAGCGAAGCAAGCGCAGTGTGGCGTTTCACTGATTACGATCTTTTAATCATTGATGAGTATGGATTGCATGACCAGCACGAAAGCCGATTGCAATTGGTCCACAAAGTTCTTTATTCACGCTATGACGCTAAAAAACCGACAGTTTTAATTTCAAACTGGACTGAAGCTCAATTAAAAGAAAGTTTGGGTGATCGTTTGTGGTCACGCTTCCAGCATGACGGCCTAACCGTGGTTGAGTGCAATTGGATGGATGCGCGTACTGGTGGTGGCCTATGA
- a CDS encoding HNH endonuclease signature motif containing protein, producing MKLTKAQRAGIKMKFGGMCSYCGELLGEKWQADHLIPIRRNGDGTCMNPEHDVIENLMPACTICNKNKHSFTLEFWRKQLEDSNRKLRDYVANYRLALMFGQVQETTSQIVFHFEKWEQQPKGKYNWSLIPEHVQFMATDEDGMACGWLVEPKIMGDAWRHQSHLSAFFNINARDNYLNHFRGDWKESLEKRPEEQSP from the coding sequence ATGAAATTAACCAAAGCTCAAAGAGCTGGTATAAAAATGAAGTTTGGCGGCATGTGTTCTTACTGCGGTGAGTTGCTTGGCGAGAAATGGCAAGCTGATCATTTGATTCCAATCCGTAGAAATGGCGATGGCACTTGCATGAATCCTGAGCATGATGTGATTGAAAACCTTATGCCTGCTTGCACTATCTGCAACAAAAATAAGCACTCATTCACTTTGGAGTTCTGGCGTAAGCAACTTGAAGATTCAAATCGAAAGTTACGTGATTACGTGGCTAATTACCGTCTAGCTTTAATGTTTGGTCAAGTTCAAGAGACAACAAGCCAGATTGTCTTTCATTTTGAAAAGTGGGAGCAACAGCCAAAGGGGAAATACAATTGGTCATTAATTCCTGAGCATGTTCAGTTCATGGCCACAGATGAGGATGGTATGGCATGTGGTTGGTTAGTAGAGCCAAAAATCATGGGTGATGCTTGGAGACACCAATCTCATCTTTCAGCCTTTTTCAATATCAATGCTAGAGACAATTATTTAAACCATTTTCGAGGCGACTGGAAAGAATCATTAGAAAAACGTCCAGAGGAGCAAAGCCCGTGA
- a CDS encoding DUF1064 domain-containing protein, which yields MTSMSIDQYRREILKQCDKPKAAKRNKFNAQKVELDGMTFDSKKEHKRYIELKAMQQRGEITRLEHHNKFELAPKTKLEGEKRAKPAVRYFADFTYYNGEGTYIVEDVKSAATRKLPSYRTKKHLMKTVHGIDITEV from the coding sequence ATGACATCAATGAGCATCGATCAGTACCGCCGTGAAATTCTCAAGCAATGCGATAAGCCTAAGGCAGCTAAACGCAACAAGTTTAACGCACAGAAGGTTGAGCTTGACGGTATGACGTTTGATAGTAAGAAGGAGCACAAGCGGTACATCGAGCTCAAGGCTATGCAGCAACGTGGGGAGATTACTAGGCTAGAACATCACAATAAATTTGAATTGGCGCCTAAGACCAAATTAGAGGGAGAGAAAAGGGCAAAGCCAGCTGTTAGATACTTTGCTGATTTCACTTACTACAACGGCGAAGGCACATACATCGTTGAAGATGTGAAGTCAGCAGCAACAAGAAAGCTTCCAAGTTATCGCACCAAAAAACACTTAATGAAAACGGTTCACGGCATTGATATTACAGAGGTATGA